A stretch of Babesia bigemina genome assembly Bbig001, chromosome : III DNA encodes these proteins:
- a CDS encoding N-ACETYLGLUCOSAMINYL-PH OSPHATIDYLINOSITOL DE-N-ACETYLASE, putative: MGEEHFWVPPLFFVLLVIYTIAMKLWLVRVNRLFVQQLLSEFDGDGVPTVTFVLAHPTDETYFFTPTFEVLTRSPYVAQHELKIRLLVLSKGKYVGRGDERTFEMEAVCNMYNVLCTIMDEPYTQEGPQFWDTEQIATQVEDFLKQHESQVVITFDQYGADSDPNHISTFHAVNSLKEKMPDLRIWALRTYGVLTTYSAPFALTRATVARPSATTFTFSSTNRNSRLHVSSWTWKTPFHTFFSSYSYANSYLCL; encoded by the coding sequence ATGGGGGAAGAACACTTCTGGGTACCTCCACTTTTTTTTGTTTTACTGGTTATATATACTATCGCAATGAAGCTATGGCTGGTTCGTGTCAATCGCTTATTTGTTCAGCAATTGTTGTCGGAGTTTGACGGCGACGGTGTACCGACTGTAACGTTCGTATTGGCACATCCGACCGATGAAACGTATTTCTTCACCCCTACGTTTGAGGTGCTAACGCGCTCCCCTTACGTAGCACAGCATGAGCTCAAAATTCGCCTATTGGTACTGAGCAAGGGTAAGTACGTCGGCAGGGGAGACGAGCGAACCTTCGAAATGGAGGCTGTGTGCAACATGTACAACGTGCTATGCACGATCATGGATGAACCCTACACACAAGAGGGGCCACAGTTCTGGGACACTGAGCAAATAGCGACCCAAGTGGAAGATTTCTTGAAGCAACACGAATCGCAGGTCGTCATCACATTCGACCAGTACGGTGCGGACTCAGATCCCAACCACATCAGCACATTCCATGCCGTTAACTCGTTGAAGGAGAAAATGCCCGATCTGAGGATCTGGGCGCTTCGGACCTACGGTGTACTGACGACATACTCCGCGCCGTTTGCCCTTACGCGCGCTACGGTCGCTCGCCCCAGCGCAACCACGTTCACATTCAGCAGTACAAATAGGAACTCGAGGTTACAcgtcagcagctggacATGGAAAACGCCTTTCCACACTTTCTTCAGCTCGTACAGTTACGCCAACTCGTACCTTTGTCTATGA
- a CDS encoding proteasome A-type and B-type family protein, putative, giving the protein MVGNGCVAIACDKRLGLNGQHTISSNFPKAFKITDSTYFAACGLATDVQTLKGEIEFKANMYELNCMKKMEVKTLAHMVGSLLYSRRFGPWFVSSIIAGLDKHNAPKLYCFDLIGAPCNADDFVVVGTCSEQLYGICESLYRPNMDPPELFETISQCLMAAIDRDCLSGWGAEVHLITPEKITVSTLKTRMD; this is encoded by the exons ATGGTCGGCAACGGATGCGTGGCCATCGCATGTGACAAGCGTCTGGGGTTGAACGGACAGCATACTATCAGCTCTAACTTCCCTAAGGCCTTCAAGATCACGGATTCCACCTACTTTGCCGCCTGCGGGCTCGCTACCGACGTTCAGACACT TAAGGGAGAAATCGAGTTCAAGGCCAACATGTACGAGCTGAACTGCATGAAAAAGATGGAGGTTAAAACGCTCGCTCACATGGTGGGATCGTTGCTGTACTCGCGGCGATTCGGACCGTGGTTCGTCTCCAGCATCATTGCCGGGCTCGACAAGCACAACGCGCCAAAGCTCTACTGCTTTGACCTCATCGGAGCGCCCTGCAATGCGGACGACTTTGTGGTGGTAGGCACGTGTTCGGAGCAGCTGTACGGTATCTGCGAGTCCCTCTACCGACCCAACATGGATCCGCCGGAGCTCTTCGAAACTATTTCGCAGTGCCTCATGGCCGCCATCGATCGCGACTGCCTCTCCGGTTGGGGAGCAGAGGTGCACCTCATAACTCCGGAGAAGATCACCGTCTCTACGCTGAAGACCAGGATGGACTGA
- a CDS encoding N-ACETYLGLUCOSAMINYL-PH OSPHATIDYLINOSITOL DE-N-ACETYLASE, putative gives MQSEYWGPPLICLFILVVYYGVRFYLNKKRLQLVPWMIYGLEGNGPHVVSFVLTHPNDEAYYFSPTLEMLGDFRQQYSSVDVHALVLSKGNYSGEGDSRVSEMQTICNKYKMQCTILDEPDMQMDTPTWDKDRIAELVQKFLEKNSSKVVITFDEHGVNSDSHRISAHDAVMAVKEKISDLRVWMLASFGSASANFPLFAYLEAIFAKTIACVHSFGPVYQNVKIHESESSSGFKLFFNSYGYVNIFKRL, from the coding sequence ATGCAGTCGGAATACTGGGGACCACCACTTATTTGTCTGTTCATTCTGGTTGTTTACTATGGAGTACGTTTCTATCTGAACAAGAAGAGATTACAGTTGGTCCCCTGGATGATATATGGGTTAGAGGGCAACGGTCCCCATGTTGTTTCCTTCGTCTTGACGCACCCGAACGATGAGGCGTACTACTTTTCGCCCACCTTGGAGATGCTGGGAGACTTCCGCCAGCAATATTCTTCAGTCGACGTTCACGCACTGGTGCTGTCCAAGGGTAACTACAGCGGCGAGGGAGACAGCCGCGTTTCCGAAATGCAGACCATTTGCAACAAGTACAAGATGCAGTGCACCATCTTAGATGAACCAGACATGCAGATGGACACGCCGACTTGGGACAAGGACAGGATAGCTGAACTCGTCCAGAAATTCTTGGAAAAGAACAGCTCCAAGGTCGTTATCACGTTCGACGAACACGGTGTCAACTCAGATTCCCATCGCATAAGCGCGCATGATGCCGTTATGGCAGTGAAGGAAAAAATATCTGACCTGAGGGTCTGGATGCTTGCCAGCTTCGGCTCTGCTTCCGCGAACTTCCCGCTATTCGCTTACTTGGAAGCTATTTTCGCCAAAACCATTGCCTGTGTGCACTCGTTCGGTCCGGTGTACCAGAACGTCAAGATTCACGAAAGCGAGTCGTCCAGCGGCTTCAAGCTGTTTTTCAACTCGTACGGTTACGTCAACATCTTCAAGCGTCTGTGA
- a CDS encoding N-ACETYLGLUCOSAMINYL-PH OSPHATIDYLINOSITOL DE-N-ACETYLASE, putative, with protein sequence MFLTPLLEVLSGTPLIVEGRVRVELLSLTKGELRYECDKRAYASGDFAGLGDVRTAELYALCRKYRMNCSVVDESEWQDGPAAWDVEKVAERIEAFVKERRVAVIFTFDRQGASGHPNHISVHKAATMNPIRSPVM encoded by the coding sequence ATGTTTTTGACTCCGTTGCTGGAGGTGCTAAGCGGTACCCCGTTAATCGTGGAGGGAAGGGTGCGTGTGGAGTTGCTTTCGCTGACTAAGGGTGAGTTGCGTTATGAATGCGATAAACGTGCATACGCATCAGGTGACTTTGCGGGTCTCGGAGACGTGCGCACTGCGGAGCTGTATGCGCTGTGCCGTAAGTACAGGATGAACTGTAGTGTGGTGGACGAGAGTGAGTGGCAGGACGGCCCCGCCGCGTGGGACGTCGAGAAGGTCGCCGAGCGCATCGAGGCGTTCGTGAAGGAGCGCCGCGTCGCCGTCATTTTCACCTTCGACCGCCAAGGCGCATCCGGCCACCCCAACCACATCAGTGTACACAAGGCGGCGACCATGAATCCCATTAGAAGTCCGGTTATGTAA
- a CDS encoding N-ACETYLGLUCOSAMINYL-PH OSPHATIDYLINOSITOL DE-N-ACETYLASE, putative, which produces MVPHIILGGIAGCLFAYYSCRVVGFQGNRMVVDSLMKNVKYDGEATVAFVISYPGDESRFFTPLMELLRLRANDPEKRFKLAVLTLVPGELGVSTITCAAAKYNPDALQRIIEMQGVCRKYNMICLLEHHPLEGDEATNFWKPSVVADRIVDFLEENKARHLFTFDKFGMDGDRARIAVHQGVMELTSKMPSCHIWLLHSYSKVYNALPLLATMKAAFGGGYRVVLYSPFEVTKNMRIHRSQWLWDTTFWAFWSPYSYSNIYERLDSDDASSYVYVSE; this is translated from the exons ATGGTTCCACATATAATTCTCGGTGGAATTGCGGGGTGCCTCTTCGCCTATTACTCCTGTCGTGTGGTCGGTTTTCAAGGCAACCGTATGGTCGTAGATTCCTTGATGAAAAATGTCAAATACGACGGGGAGGCGACAGTAGCATTCGTGATTTCTTACCCGGGTGACGAGAGCAGGTTTTTCACCCCGTTGATGGAGTTGCTGCGGTTGCGGGCGAATGACCCGGAGAAGCGCTTCAAGTTGGCAGTGTTGACGCTAGTGCCAGGTGAGTTGGGGGTGTCGACCATCACATGTGCCGCAGCGAAGTATAATCCCGATGCGCTACAGCGCATCATTGAGATGCAGGGAGTATGTCGTAAGTACAACATGATTTGCCTCTTGGAGCATCACCCGTTGGAAGGTGACGAGGCCACAAACTTCTGGAAACCAAGCGTGGTTGCCGACCGCATAGTCGATTTCTTGGAGGAAAACAAGGCGAGGCATCTTTTCACGTTCGACAAATTTGGCATGGACGGTGATCGTGCTCGCATCGCTGTCCACCAGGGTGTCATGGAGCTAACGTCAAAGATGCCTTCGTGTCATATTTGGTTGCTCCACAGTTACTCAAAGGTGTATAATGCGTTGCCATtgttggcgacgatgaaggCCGCGTTCGGCGG GGGCTATCGGGTTGTGTTATACTCGCCCTTTGAGGTGACCAAAAATATGCGGATTCATAGGAGCCAGTGGCTGTGGGATACTACCTTTTGGGCCTTCTGGTCTCCTTACAGCTACAGCAATATCTACGAGAGGCTGGATAGCGACGACGCGTCGTCTTACGTTTACGTGTCTGAGTAG
- a CDS encoding N-ACETYLGLUCOSAMINYL-PH OSPHATIDYLINOSITOL DE-N-ACETYLASE, putative, with amino-acid sequence MRGWLKWILVFAAVTLKPWISHINKGFTKELLANFPKQNEADRSIAFVTAHPDDESMFLTPLLEVLSGTPLIVEGRVRVELLSLTKGELRYECHKRAYASGDFAGLGDVRTAELYALCRKYRMNCSVVDESEWRDGPAAWDVEKVAERIEAFVKERRVAVIFTFDRQGASGHPNHISVHKAVVNMKGRVAGLTVWHLHTYDILSKYFAPLAVVRSLFVSPSLIRFSPLDVIRNMRVHKSQWRWYLYLWSLFGSYSYTNSFDTL; translated from the coding sequence ATGAGGGGCTGGTTAAAATGGATTCTTGTATTCGCCGCGGTGACTCTAAAGCCGTGGATATCGCACATCAACAAAGGCTTTACGAAGGAGCTTCTAGCTAATTTCCCCAAGCAAAATGAAGCAGACAGAAGCATTGCCTTTGTGACGGCGCATCCTGACGACGAGAGCATGTTTTTGACTCCGTTGCTGGAGGTGCTAAGCGGGACCCCGTTAATCGTGGAGGGAAGGGTGCGTGTGGAGTTGCTTTCGCTGACTAAGGGTGAGTTGCGTTATGAATGCCATAAACGTGCATACGCATCAGGTGACTTTGCGGGTCTCGGAGACGTGCGCACTGCGGAGCTGTATGCGCTGTGCCGTAAGTACAGGATGAACTGTAGTGTGGTTGACGAGAGTGAGTGGCGGGACGGCCCCGCCGCGTGGGACGTCGAGAAGGTCGCCGAGCGCATCGAGGCGTTCGTGAAGGAGCGCCGCGTCGCCGTCATTTTCACCTTCGACCGCCAAGGCGCATCCGGCCACCCCAACCACATCAGTGTACACAAGGCGGTAGTCAACatgaagggaagggtggcAGGACTAACTGTGTGGCATCTACATACATACGACATTTTGAGCAAATACTTTGCTCCTCTTGCTGTTGTGCGTTCCCTGTTTGTCAGCCCCAGTCTTATACGCTTTTCGCCGTTGGATGTCATCCGGAACATGCGAGTGCACAAAAGCCAATGGAGGTGGTATTTGTATCTGTGGTCGTTATTTGGCTCATATAGTTACACAAACTCTTTCGACACACTATAA
- a CDS encoding SNF2 family N-terminal domain containing protein, putative, whose translation MAPRRSWCKLCQDDYKTGDAIIKCTSCPKSYHRECLEHDIATGGAHNAEVVNGQYDFSTFQCENCLRYEDENVIENDERCKLCKEKNRDDRDVLLLCDGCPNSYHISCLQLVAEPDGDQWFCPMCKPEDFQVVTFRRKQNPLAESGDHVNSSICYVCQRHGKLLGCDFCSNSFHHGCLPEFDVGTIGDVWECPCCKGQDPFINQMHKRWTVQQIDKNLKERRRCIQLWKAKITKYRNRFLLAHRDELGPFVTDKCMEVLTRNLMDEGSSARRRLINCGRSIDDILEYFEEEGMIEAEKFIAKAHKSSFYPSGRRIDGRPLRTGVQLKPHQEFGVDWLLKSFLTGGAILSDEMGLGKTIQTLCFLSYLKMMKIEGPHLIVVPLSTVGNWLREVHRFTPHLTSIKICGSRTERLHAMEDRLAYKGLYDLYITTYETVKSEEEFFVETIPRWQCLILDEAHRIKNQSGAARHSMDRILANMRLLLTGTPLQNNALELFTLINFMFPDIFKDTVMMDEALRNQPKRFGRSLPMSQAASAAAAANASFKKEELEAIKTLLSRVMLRRLKEEAITLQPKVFHDVWLPLSSESLRWYRTLMSVRYLMKEQMSVKKLLGMVIKMRIVCGHPRGIVSRFHQTEKLFDFFKQESLPIQNQVEADAGRLRELRDKEHRDASAKLTFLDKLLCQLHYENCEFVPGYQDQYNAHLKELETIKEHKLKLHKKMKGVASQEPFVIESHEFLVRNPAPTARNPRFMVDGMYESPVSTESPYKRETLNLSLSGKKQAAAGGNNAKTEQNANAAHKRGRILEEDDVMMNGTGPAADGGQGSAEVVDGTHVKSEDGPITNGVAPGAWDVKSENMETNVKNGADYLVKQENADDIRMSENEVRVKEEAAGVVLKREGSDAKVKKTSGKKVKSANAATKGANMAADADPAASQSEVSKDPMMHKVLVFTQFQLVLDELETYCNCRGWKYMRLDGSTNKLIRELDIREFNSPSSPYFIYLISTRAGGLGINLTAANHVILFDEDWNPFIDLQAIDRAHRIGQKRSVHIWKLISEWTVEERMALCREKKLHLDKMLINSNRQAMDYEEAAEAPIVSLTPAAILKMMMHGNNALKLTDCEDITEWYLDDIIARGRKTPPEGLDDSVEIDETEDVSLLQEEVDPNMVNVSDVMKEEDAAESDNASMSCEVAEEVPTILEGADLRVSDMLDHKQVKKLLSTAKDKAELLRKLESGGLLWRSGRERRRPSSMYVPEGFRKRAETRSIRHECRCFCCGYAKNHKAHYKDKDGVTVELDYGPLVQCFRCPKSYHKVCESLVEPKKTWTCRWHECCLCFRKSSQCDNMLIHCSNCPTAFCYDCFPPDYTRHYVGEDYYYALTQRGLNANASNWIFFLCSKCKILQEKDRRKKMTKEEREQQQKQQRELRKQLASSDVVDDKESRKRRREDRIVFLDNFRSLETQYENRIRTAYERLCPPNLIEEVTKRIEAARAKRDSDEAAGIIRLKREVNFLSVRLPYRILQLCDNCKLPLHNSVRYPTECPFPKEIVKLEVTVPSEGQTGLSQTSDDGTVTGGESQSGAPGKVVKKTACAKCLLAFTGKLSHTRRSCDLLTEEEMQDYEDRRKRVTAAVEMLESLGAEGPNEIDYAAIPHARLKAIYTTALEDMDKIVLDCFSKCGVELVPALSSSTLASAVSPPSPGVAPVGNKSAAGGTGSESSFGQSNASIPNSPRLKQSLPQPSAESAKKRVASGGAEFPARMSSPSTTSLEGYVGSPTVISNRSSHSIPPLSLGGLSPADSLNIAIPKVKHASSHDATTAPPTSSSADSSRAPSGDPALSIMATTHIPKKSSPQSDGDIREYFAERR comes from the exons TACAAAACTGGAGATGCGATCATTAAGT GCACCAGCTGCCCGAAATCGTACCACCGGGAGTGTCTGGAGCACGATATCGCCACCGGCGGTGCCCACAACGCCGAAGTTGTCAACGGCCAGTACGACTTCAGCACGTTCCAGTGCGAGAACTGCCTGCGCTACGAGGACGAAAACGTCATCGAAAATGACGAGCGCTGTAAGCTGTGCAAGGAGAAGAACCGCGATGACCGCGACGTGCTGCTCCTGTGCGACGGCTGCCCCAACAGCTACCACATCAGCTGCCTGCAGCTGGTCGCGGAGCCGGACGGCGACCAGTGGTTTTGCCCTATGTGCAAACCCGAGGACTTCCAGGTGGTGACGTTCCGCAGGAAGCAGAACCCCCTGGCGGAGTCCGGCGACCACGTCAACTCCTCCATCTGCTACGTGTGCCAGCGCCACGGCAAGCTGCTGGGCTGCGACTTCTGCAGCAACTCCTTCCACCACGGCTGCTTGCCCGAGTTCGATGTGGGCACGATCGGCGACGTGTGGGAGTGCCCCTGCTGCAAGGGCCAGGACCCCTTCATCAACCAGATGCACAAGCGCTGGACCGTGCAGCAGATCGACAAGAACCTGAAGGAGCGGCGACGGTGCATCCAGCTGTGGAAGGCCAAAATCACCAAGTATCGCAACCGCTTCCTGCTCGCGCACCGGGATGAGCTCGGGCCGTTTGTGACCGACAAGTGCATGGAGGTCCTCACCCGCAACCTGATGGACGAGGGCTCctccgcccgcaggcgccTCATCAACTGCGGCCGCAGCATCGACGACATCCTCGAGTACTTCGAGGAGGAGGGCATGATCGAGGCGGAGAAGTTCATCGCGAAGGCGCACAAGAGCTCCTTCTACCCGAGCGGGCGGCGGATCGATGGGCGCCCCCTCCGCACGGGCGTGCAGCTCAAGCCTCACCAGGAGTTCGGCGTCGACTGGCTGTTGAAGTCGTTCCTCACTGGCGGCGCCATTTTGTCCGACGAGATGGGGCTGGGAAAGACCATCCAGACGCTCTGTTTTCTGTCGTAcctgaagatgatgaagatcGAGGGGCCGCACCTGATCGTCGTGCCCCTGTCCACGGTGGGAAACTGGCTGCGTGAGGTGCACCGTTTCACGCCGCACCTGACCTCCATCAAGATTTGCGGGTCCCGCACGGAGCGCCTGCACGCCATGGAAGACCGGCTGGCCTACAAAGGTCTATACGACTTGTACATTACCACCTACGAGACCGTCAAGAGCGAGGAGGAGTTCTTCGTGGAGACCATTCCGCGTTGGCAGTGCCTGATCCTCGACGAGGCGCACCGTATCAAGAACCAGTCGGGCGCCGCGCGTCACTCGATGGACCGTATCCTGGCGAACATGCGCCTGCTCCTGACGGGCACGCCCCTGCAGAACAACGCGTTGGAGCTGTTCACGCTGATCAACTTCATGTTCCCCGACATCTTCAAGGACACCGTGATGATGGatgaggcgctgcgcaaccAGCCCAAGAGGTTCGGCCGCAGCCTGCCGATGTCGCAGGCGGCCagtgctgcggcggcggcgaacgCGTCGTTCAAGAaggaggagctggaggccATCAAGACGCTGCTGAGCCGGGTCATGTTGCGGCGTCTGAAGGAGGAGGCCATCACGCTGCAGCCGAAGGTCTTCCACGACGTCTGGCTCCCGCTGAGCAGCGAGTCGCTCCGCTGGTACCGCACGTTGATGAGCGTCCGCTATTTGATGAAGGAGCAGATGAGCGTGAAGAAGTTGCTTGGTATGGTCATCAAGATGCGCATCGTGTGCGGGCACCCTCGCGGCATCGTCAGCAGGTTCCACCAGACGGAGAAGCTGTTCGACTTCTTCAAGCAGGAGTCGTTGCCGATACAGAACCAGGTGGAGGCGGATGCGGGGCGCTTGCGTGAGCTGCGCGACAAGGAGCACCGTGACGCCAGTGCCAAGCTCACGTTCCTGGACAAGCTGCTGTGCCAGCTGCATTACGAAAACTGCGAGTTCGTGCCCGGGTACCAGGACCAGTACAACGCCCACCTGAAGGAACTTGAGACCATCAAGGAGCACAAGCTGAAGTTGCACAAAAAGATGAAGGGCGTGGCATCGCAGGAGCCCTTCGTTATTGAGAGCCACGAGTTTTTGGTGCGCAATCCCGCACCCACTGCGCGGAATCCGCGGTTCATGGTTGACGGCATGTACGAGTCCCCTGTGTCCACCGAGTCGCCGTACAAGCGCGAGACCCTCAACTTATCGCTCTCCGGGAAGAAGCAGGCGGCGGCAGGCGGGAACAATGCGAAAACGGAGCAAAATGCCAATGCCGCACACAAGCGGGGGCGTATCCTAGAGGAGGACGATGTAATGATGAACGGTACCGGCCCGGCCGCCGACGGTGGACAGGGCTCTGCCGAGGTGGTGGACGGCACGCACGTTAAATCGGAGGATGGTCCCATCACCAACGGGGTCGCGCCGGGTGCGTGGGATGTGAAGTCGGAAAACATGGAAACTAACGTGAAAAATGGAGCTGATTATCTAGTAAAACAGGAAAATGCGGATGATATACGAATGAGTGAGAACGAAGTCCGTGTCAAGGAAGAAGCAGCTGGTGTAGTATTAAAACGTGAGGGCAGTGATGCCAAAGTAAAGAAAACTTCAGGGAAGAAAGTGAAGTCTGCGAATGCAGCAACTAAGGGCGCCAATATGGCAGCCGATGCGGACCCCGCAGCCTCCCAGTCGGAGGTGTCCAAAGATCCTATGATGCACAAGGTGCTCGTTTTCACCCAGTTCCAGTTGGTGCTCGACGAGCTGGAGACCTATTGCAACTGCCGCGGGTGGAAGTACATGCGTCTGGATGGTTCCACAAACAAGCTCATTCGTGAGTTGGACATCAGGGAGTTCAACTCGCCGTCGAGCCCCTATTTCATATACCTGATTAGCACGCGTGCGGGCGGTCTCGGTATCAACCTCACGGCTGCCAACCACGTGATTCtgttcgacgaggactGGAACCCCTTTATTGACTTGCAGGCCATCGACCGTGCCCACCGCATCGGGCAAAAGCGCAGCGTGCACATCTGGAAATTGATCTCGGAGTGGACGGTTGAGGAGCGCATGGCGCTGTGCCGTGAGAAGAAGCTCCACTTGGACAAGATGCTGATCAACTCCAACCGCCAGGCCATGGACTACGAGGAGGCGGCGGAGGCGCCGATAGTGTCGCTCACCCCGGCCGCGATCctgaagatgatgatgcacGGCAACAACGCGCTTAAGCTCACGGATTGTGAGGATATCACTGAGTGGTACCTGGACGACATTATTGCGCGTGGCCGCAagacgccgccggagggtCTGGATGACTCCGTCGAGATCGACGAGACCGAGGATGTCTCCCTGTTGCAGGAGGAAGTTGACCCCAACATGGTGAATGTGAGTGACGTCATGAAAGAGGAGGACGCAGCGGAATCGGACAATGCCAGCATGTCGTGTGAGGTCGCAGAGGAGGTTCCCACCATCCTGGAAGGCGCCGACCTCCGCGTGTCAGACATGCTGGACCACAAGCAAGTGAAGAAGCTCCTAAGCACCGCCAAGGATAAAGCCGAGTTGCTGCGCAAGCTCGAAAGCGGTGGTTTGCTCTGGCGGTCCGGTCGTGAACGTCGCCGCCCTTCGTCAATGTACGTGCCCGAAGGATTCCGGAAGAGGGCCGAGACCCGAAGCATACGTCACGAGTGCCGATGCTTCTGCTGCGGCTACGCCAAAAACCACAAGGCGCACTACAAGGACAAGGACGGCGTAACCGTCGAGCTCGATTATGGGCCGCTTGTGCAGTGCTTCCGCTGCCCCAAGAGCTACCACAAGGTCTGTGAGAGCCTGGTGGAGCCCAAGAAAACGTGGACCTGCCGGTGGCACGAGTGCTGCCTGTGCTTCCGCAAGAGCTCGCAGTGTGACAACATGCTTATCCACTGCTCCAACTGCCCAACGGCCTTCTGCTACGATTGCTTCCCTCCGGACTACACCCGGCACTACGTGGGCGAGGATTACTACTACGCCCTGACGCAGCGTGGGTTGAACGCCAACGCTTCTAACTGGATCTTCTTCCTGTGTTCGAAGTGCAAAATTCTCCAGGAGAAGGATCGCAGGAAGAAGATGACGAAGGAGGAGCgtgagcagcagcagaagcAGCAACGTGAGTTGCGTAAGCAGCTGGCTTCCAGCGATGTCGTCGACGACAAGGAGAGCAGGAAGCGCCGCAGAGAGGATCGTATAGTGTTCTTGGACAACTTCCGCTCGCTGGAAACGCAATACGAGAACAGGATAAGGACTGCGTACGAGCGCCTGTGCCCGCCTAACCTCATCGaggaggtgaccaagcggATCGAGGCCGCCCGCGCCAAGCGCGACTCGGACGAAGCGGCTGGCATCATCCGCTTGAAACGTGAGGTGAACTTTTTGTCGGTGCGTTTGCCGTACCGAATTCTGCAGCTCTGTGATAACTGCAAGCTTCCGCTGCACAATTCGGTCCGGTATCCTACTGAGTGCCCGTTCCCCAAAGAGATTGTCAAGCTGGAGGTAACGGTGCCGAGTGAAGGTCAAACCGGCCTATCGCAAACTTCGGACGATGGGACGGTAACGGGCGGGGAGTCACAGTCCGGAGCTCCGGGCAAGGTAGTGAAAAAGACCGCCTGCGCCAAGTGTCTGCTCGCCTTCACCGGCAAGCTTTCCCACACCCGCCGCAGTTGCGATCTTTTGACCGAGGAGGAAATGCAGGATTATGAGGATCGCCGCAAGCGTGTGACCGCCGCAGTTGAGATGTTGGAGAGTCTGGGAGCGGAGGGGCCCAACGAGATTGATTATGCCGCCATCCCGCACGCCCGCCTGAAGGCCATCTACACGACCGCGCTGGAAGACATGGACAAGATCGTGTTGGACTGCTTCTCCAAGTGCGGGGTGGAGCTGGTGCCTGCCTTATCGAGCTCAACACTTGCGTCCGCGGTCAGTCCCCCATCGCCTGGCGTTGCGCCGGTAGGCAACAAGTCGGCGGCGGGTGGCACCGGCAGCGAAAGTTCGTTTGGGCAAAGTAACGCGAGCATCCCTAATTCGCCGCGGTTGAAGCAATCCCTGCCACAACCGTCGGCCGAGTCCGCGAAGAAGAGGGTAGCCTCAGGCGGCGCTGAGTTCCCGGCGCGCATGTCGTCACCGTCGACCACTTCGCTGGAGGGGTACGTCGGCAGCCCAACCGTGATTAGCAACAGGAGCTCGCATAGCATTCCGCCCCTCAGCCTGGGAGGCCTGTCCCCGGCGGACAGCCTGAACATTGCGATCCCGAAGGTAAAGCATGCGTCATCACATGACGCCACAACAGCGCCGCCCACATCGAGTAGCGCGGACTCCAGCAGGGCGCCCAGCGGCGACCCTGCACTGTCGATCATGGCAACCACCCATATCCCCAAGAAGTCCTCGCCGCAGAGCGATGGCGACATCCGCGAATACTTTGCCGAGCGGAGGTAG